The following proteins come from a genomic window of Phnomibacter ginsenosidimutans:
- the ubiE gene encoding bifunctional demethylmenaquinone methyltransferase/2-methoxy-6-polyprenyl-1,4-benzoquinol methylase UbiE: protein MYEHDSIKPFEGKEGSKKEQVADMFNQIAHRYDFLNRFLSAGIDVGWRKKAIKQLAGLQPATLLDVATGTADVALMAKNMLPSLQQVTGIDISDGMLELGRKKIADRQLSNSIQLFNGDSEAINFPDASFDAITVAFGVRNFAHLEKGLSEMLRVLKPGGKVVILEFSKPSLPGVKGLYNLYTKTVAPGAGGFIAGNKAAYKYLNDSIQAFPEGNQFVEIMKKCGYVSTYKKPLSLGICTIYCGSKS from the coding sequence ATGTACGAACACGATAGTATAAAACCATTTGAAGGCAAAGAAGGCAGCAAGAAAGAGCAGGTAGCAGATATGTTCAACCAGATTGCTCACCGCTACGATTTTCTCAACCGCTTTTTGAGTGCAGGTATTGATGTCGGCTGGCGCAAAAAAGCCATCAAACAATTGGCTGGCCTGCAACCTGCTACCCTGCTGGATGTAGCCACGGGCACTGCCGATGTGGCGCTGATGGCCAAAAACATGTTGCCCAGTTTGCAGCAGGTTACCGGCATCGACATTAGTGATGGCATGCTCGAATTGGGTCGTAAAAAAATTGCTGACCGCCAGTTGAGCAACAGCATACAGCTGTTCAATGGCGACAGCGAGGCAATAAATTTTCCTGATGCATCGTTTGATGCCATTACGGTAGCTTTCGGGGTACGCAATTTTGCCCATTTGGAAAAAGGCCTCAGCGAAATGCTGCGGGTGCTGAAGCCGGGTGGCAAAGTGGTGATACTCGAATTTAGTAAGCCCAGCTTGCCCGGTGTGAAAGGATTGTACAACCTGTACACAAAAACGGTTGCACCCGGTGCAGGTGGTTTCATTGCCGGCAACAAAGCCGCTTACAAATACCTGAATGATAGCATTCAGGCATTTCCCGAAGGCAACCAATTTGTAGAGATCATGAAAAAATGCGGTTATGTAAGCACTTACAAAAAACCGCTGAGCTTAGGAATATGTACTATTTATTGCGGAAGCAAGTCCTGA
- a CDS encoding 7-carboxy-7-deazaguanine synthase QueE, with the protein MNQTATLPVMEAFYTLQGEGYHTGRAAYFIRLGGCDVGCVWCDVKDSWDASKHPQQSITDIVSAAASFPGRMAVITGGEPLMHNLDALTAALHEAGFSINIETSGSSPLSGQVDWICVSPKKFKAPLPEVLAAAHELKVVVFNKTDFDWAEKHAAMVPAHCKLYLQPEWEKRNEMTPLIVEYIQQHPQWQLSLQTHKYIGVP; encoded by the coding sequence TTGAATCAAACAGCTACACTTCCCGTAATGGAAGCCTTTTACACCCTGCAGGGCGAAGGCTACCATACTGGCAGGGCAGCCTATTTTATTCGCCTGGGCGGCTGCGATGTAGGCTGCGTATGGTGCGATGTAAAGGACAGCTGGGATGCCAGCAAACATCCACAACAATCCATAACCGACATTGTAAGTGCTGCCGCTTCCTTTCCCGGACGCATGGCGGTGATTACCGGCGGCGAACCGCTCATGCACAACCTCGATGCACTAACCGCGGCTTTGCATGAAGCCGGCTTCAGCATCAACATCGAAACCTCTGGCTCATCGCCACTCAGCGGCCAGGTCGACTGGATTTGTGTTTCGCCCAAAAAGTTTAAAGCGCCCCTGCCCGAAGTACTGGCCGCAGCCCACGAACTGAAAGTGGTGGTGTTTAATAAAACTGATTTTGACTGGGCTGAAAAACACGCCGCCATGGTGCCTGCGCATTGCAAATTGTATTTACAACCCGAGTGGGAAAAACGCAACGAAATGACGCCGCTGATTGTTGAGTACATTCAGCAGCATCCGCAGTGGCAACTGAGTTTACAAACACATAAATACATTGGGGTACCGTGA
- a CDS encoding porin family protein, whose product MRKQVLIVVAGLLALSTVQAQNLKTLHRLERENDPFYFGLSLGYASSYLHPSKHAIFLQNDSILTAEPNRSPGYSLRLIATARLSKRFEVRANPGLILGLDRSFTYTLGSRQLFEEPVQTKIIQSNIATFPFHLKFNSDRINNFKVYVLAGVKYDIDLASNAKTRNADDLVKLKKNDFGAEVGIGFNFYLPFVTVSPEIKFSNGLSNIHARDAALKYSSVFDQLRSRMVFFTIHLEQ is encoded by the coding sequence TTGCGGAAGCAAGTCCTGATTGTTGTAGCCGGCTTACTAGCCCTGAGTACTGTGCAGGCACAAAATTTGAAAACCCTGCACCGGCTCGAACGGGAGAATGATCCGTTTTATTTTGGCCTGAGTCTAGGGTACGCTTCTTCGTACCTGCACCCCAGCAAGCACGCAATATTTTTGCAAAACGACAGCATCCTGACAGCCGAACCCAACCGCAGTCCGGGCTACTCACTGCGTTTGATAGCGACAGCCCGCCTCAGCAAACGTTTTGAAGTACGGGCCAATCCCGGCCTCATTCTCGGCCTCGACCGCTCTTTTACGTACACATTAGGCAGCCGCCAGTTGTTCGAAGAACCGGTTCAAACCAAAATCATTCAAAGCAATATTGCTACGTTTCCGTTTCACCTCAAGTTCAACTCCGACCGCATCAACAATTTTAAAGTGTATGTGCTGGCCGGTGTGAAATACGATATTGATTTGGCCAGCAATGCCAAAACCAGAAATGCGGATGATTTGGTAAAACTGAAAAAGAATGATTTTGGTGCTGAAGTAGGTATCGGCTTCAATTTTTACCTGCCCTTTGTAACGGTTTCGCCGGAAATAAAATTCAGCAACGGCCTCAGCAATATTCATGCAAGAGATGCTGCGCTGAAATATTCCAGCGTGTTTGATCAATTGCGTTCCCGCATGGTCTTCTTCACTATACATTTGGAGCAATAA
- a CDS encoding acyl carrier protein, with protein MGLDSVEIIMEIEQTFGIAIPDAEAEKIITVGDLLQVVQSKLQHQSVDGCLHQIVFFRLRKALKEQLFSEAHISLETDLNALMPKAGRRLAYEQLKATTRFELPALQLPNPYKSWFRYAVLATLLFNAALLAIWIFSDDSKYQSWYYTGIGVILFMLVLNVLITTFKTCIPAKSIRLFVQDIIQLNSGMLIQSHGINQQAVTEIVYTILMDKIGCSKEELAPEAKLVDDLGIN; from the coding sequence ATGGGATTGGATTCTGTAGAAATTATCATGGAAATTGAGCAAACCTTCGGGATTGCTATTCCAGATGCAGAAGCTGAAAAAATCATTACTGTTGGAGATTTGTTACAAGTCGTTCAAAGCAAATTGCAGCATCAATCTGTTGACGGCTGCTTGCACCAAATTGTATTCTTCAGGTTGCGCAAAGCATTGAAAGAACAGCTTTTTTCTGAAGCTCATATTTCATTGGAAACGGATCTCAATGCACTGATGCCAAAAGCGGGCAGGAGACTTGCTTATGAGCAATTGAAAGCAACAACGAGATTTGAATTGCCCGCATTACAATTGCCAAACCCATACAAATCTTGGTTTCGGTATGCAGTTTTGGCTACGCTACTTTTCAATGCAGCGCTGTTAGCTATTTGGATTTTTAGTGATGACAGTAAGTATCAAAGTTGGTATTACACAGGCATTGGTGTAATTCTTTTCATGCTTGTGTTGAACGTATTGATAACAACTTTTAAAACTTGTATTCCTGCAAAAAGTATACGCCTGTTTGTACAGGATATAATTCAATTGAATAGCGGCATGCTCATACAATCGCATGGCATCAATCAACAGGCAGTTACAGAAATCGTTTATACGATTTTGATGGATAAAATTGGCTGCTCAAAAGAAGAGCTTGCGCCGGAAGCCAAATTAGTAGATGATTTGGGTATCAATTAA